A stretch of the Medicago truncatula cultivar Jemalong A17 chromosome 5, MtrunA17r5.0-ANR, whole genome shotgun sequence genome encodes the following:
- the LOC11435155 gene encoding zinc finger CCCH domain-containing protein 3 translates to MPENRQVFKNAGSNPSGDNIEEAIRRLKINSTRDRDAVPQSMPYPDRPGEPDCVYYLRTGMCGYGSNCRYNHPANISPVTQYGEELPERVGQPDCEYFLKTGTCKYGSTCKYHHPKDRRGAAPVVFNTLGLPMRQEEKSCPYYMRTGSCKFGVACKFHHPQQAASFGGAYPVAASPPSTTVTSSGFPYAGGFPAWSMPRMSYLSGQAIQSYVPPFLPSSQGIMPALSWSNYMGSINPAMPTGFIGSNLVYDYMNPAGETLSGGQAMNSSLPDRPEQPDCKYFMSTGTCKYGSDCKFHHPKERIAQTLSINPLGLPMRPGNAICSYYRIYGVCKFGPTCKFDHPVVAISQNYGLPSPTLSVFDASLLTNPRRLSTVQPAETSPSKQSTDKLQQSDTKAATEDSSKQADSTSTSRTPSTESLQE, encoded by the exons ATGCCAGAAAATAGACAAGTTTTCAAGAATGCTGGTTCTAATCCATCTGGTGATAACATTGAAG AAGCTATTCGGcgtttgaaaatcaatagtacTCGAGACAGAGATGCTGTGCCTCAATCAATGCCTTATCCGGATCGACCTGGTGAACCTGACTGCGTATATTATTTGAGGACTGGAATGTGTGGTTACGGGAGTAACTGCCGCTATAATCACCCTGCTAACATTTCACCT GTTACTCAATATGGTGAAGAACTTCCTGAGAGAGTTGGGCAACCTGATTGTGAG TATTTTCTTAAGACAGGAACATGTAAGTATGGATCGACATGTAAATATCATCATCCAAAAGACAGGCGAGGTGCTGCACCCGTTGTCTTCAATACTTTAGGTCTTCCCATGCGTCAG GAAGAAAAATCATGTCCCTATTACATGAGAACCGGGTCTTGCAAGTTTGGAGTTGCATGCAAGTTTCATCATCCACAACAGGCAGCTTCCTTTGGAGGAGCTTATCCAGTGGCTGCGTCCCCTCCCTCCACAACTGTTACTTCATCAGGTTTTCCATATGCTGGTGGTTTTCCTGCATGGTCAATGCCGAGAATGTCATATTTATCTGGACAGGCCATTCAATCTTATGTGCCTCCTTTTTTGCCTTCTTCACAAGGCATTATGCCTGCGCTCAGCTGGAGCAATTACATG GGAAGTATTAACCCTGCAATGCCTACTGGTTTTATTGGATCTAATCTTGTCTACGACTACATGAATCCGGCGGGAGAGACACTTTCTGGTGGACAGGCAATGAATTCATCTCTTCCAGATAGACCAGAGCAACCAGACTGTAAATACTTTATGAGCACCGGAACATGCAAATATGGATCTGATTGCAAGTTCCACCACCCTAAAGAAAGGATAGCACAAACATTATCAATTAATCCACTCGGTCTTCCTATGAGACCT GGGAATGCTATATGCTCTTATTACAGAATCTATGGAGTATGCAAGTTTGGTCCAACATGCAAATTTGATCATCCAGTTGTGGCTATCTCTCAGAACTACGGCTTGCCCTCGCCTACTCTATCAGTATTCGATGCATCTCTCCTTACTAATCCAAGAAGGCTTTCAACTGTCCAACCAGCCGAGACATCTCCATCGAAACAATCAACTGACAAGCTTCAACAATCTGATACAAAAGCTGCTACCGAAGATTCATCTAAACAAGCTGACAGTACATCAACTTCTCGCACACCTTCGACCGAGTCTTTACAGGAATAA
- the LOC120580508 gene encoding uncharacterized protein — MSRKELHVYHGKNRRMDDPIRNSPQETPTNHFQATPFKRNRPEISSSSTAPPVQYSRRNLPSSSGGVGMDDMWTSFFTEISGSGDDDASLIWHDNFPLGDLIDKHFSVEKYHEKVKELGFEKALQTSLEDCIRMTFLLRVIGKKFSDIEKENKAFVEEIAELKNLMISLKDERDNLKKSLDELSVESSASNVKDNQRV; from the coding sequence ATGTCTCGGAAAGAGTTACATGTGTATCACGGAAAAAATAGGAGAATGGATGATCCTATAAGGAACTCTCCACAGGAAACTCCAACCAATCATTTCCAGGCCACACCCTTCAAGCGTAATCGACCAGAGATTTCGAGTTCATCAACTGCACCTCCTGTGCAATATTCTAGAAGGAATCTGCCTAGTTCTTCTGGAGGTGTGGGCATGGATGATATGTGGACATCATTTTTTACTGAGATCAGTGGCAGTGGTGATGATGATGCATCGTTAATCTGGCATGACAATTTTCCACTTGGAGACCTTATTGACAAGCATTTCAGTGTGGAAAAGTATCATGAAAAAGTAAAGGAGTTGGGATTTGAAAAGGCACTCCAAACCAGCCTGGAGGATTGCATTCGAATGACCTTTCTTCTTCGTGTCATTGGGAAAAAGTTTAGCGatattgaaaaggaaaataaagctTTTGTTGAAGAGATTGCTGAGTTGAAAAATTTGATGATCAGTCTTAAAGATGAACGGGATAATTTAAAGAAATCTTTGGACGAATTAAGCGTGGAAAGTTCCGCAAGTAATGTCAAAGATAATCAGAGGGTTTAA